The proteins below are encoded in one region of Sulfolobus sp. A20:
- a CDS encoding 2,3-bisphosphoglycerate-independent phosphoglycerate mutase: protein MKKEYKLVLVIADGLGDRPVNKLNGLTPLEAANKPNIKELLKNSIVGLMDPISPGVIAGSDTSHLSIFGLDPHKYYRGRGAFEALGAGAELNDGDVAFRGNFATVNNDLIVTDRRAGRKIEEGEELVKELNEKIKEIDGIRIKFYKGTEHRVAVVLSGKELSDKISDTDPHQEGLKLFQSRPLDNDFKSLRTAEIVNKLTRKIYEVLNDSEINKKRIDRGEKPANIILLRGPSYYIKLPKLESYTGLKAAAVSATALIKGICKELGMNVVTPPGATGGIDTDYNAKANATIDLLKDYDFVFLHIKATDAASHDGLIEEKVKAIERIDSVIGKIVDKVGRDSLVLAFTGDHTTPVEFKEHTGDPVPIMIYVPYPIVYDSVNDFNEKEVRKGSLRIRGLDVLNILLNYSNRAEKYGA, encoded by the coding sequence ATGAAAAAAGAGTATAAACTAGTTCTAGTAATTGCTGATGGCTTAGGTGATAGACCAGTTAATAAATTAAATGGATTAACCCCATTGGAAGCTGCTAATAAACCTAACATCAAAGAGCTATTAAAGAATTCCATAGTAGGTTTAATGGATCCAATTTCACCCGGTGTTATAGCTGGTAGTGATACTTCACATCTCTCGATTTTCGGACTAGATCCTCACAAGTATTATAGAGGAAGAGGAGCATTTGAGGCATTAGGAGCAGGAGCAGAACTTAATGATGGAGATGTAGCTTTCAGGGGAAATTTCGCTACAGTAAACAATGATCTAATAGTGACCGATAGAAGAGCTGGTAGAAAAATAGAAGAAGGAGAGGAATTAGTTAAAGAACTTAATGAAAAAATAAAAGAAATAGACGGAATTAGAATTAAATTTTACAAAGGAACTGAACACAGAGTTGCAGTAGTTTTATCTGGAAAGGAGTTAAGTGATAAAATTTCTGACACTGACCCTCATCAAGAAGGGCTAAAATTATTTCAAAGTAGGCCATTGGATAACGATTTCAAATCTCTTAGAACAGCAGAGATAGTAAATAAGTTAACTAGAAAAATTTACGAAGTACTTAATGACTCTGAAATAAACAAGAAGAGAATAGACAGAGGAGAAAAACCAGCTAATATCATCTTATTAAGAGGACCATCTTACTACATTAAGCTACCTAAGTTGGAAAGTTACACTGGCTTAAAAGCTGCAGCGGTTTCAGCTACGGCATTAATTAAGGGAATCTGCAAAGAATTAGGCATGAATGTAGTTACGCCCCCTGGTGCAACTGGTGGGATAGATACTGATTATAATGCTAAGGCTAATGCTACAATTGACTTGCTCAAGGATTATGATTTCGTTTTCTTACACATAAAAGCTACTGACGCTGCATCTCATGATGGATTAATAGAAGAGAAAGTAAAGGCAATAGAAAGAATTGATAGTGTAATAGGTAAAATAGTGGACAAAGTGGGAAGAGATAGCTTGGTGTTAGCCTTTACTGGAGATCACACTACTCCAGTCGAGTTCAAAGAACATACTGGTGATCCCGTACCCATAATGATATATGTTCCTTATCCTATAGTTTATGATAGTGTAAATGATTTCAATGAGAAAGAGGTTAGAAAAGGTAGTTTAAGAATAAGGGGACTAGATGTTTTAAATATTTTGCTTAACTACTCTAATAGAGCAGAAAAGTATGGAGCATAG
- a CDS encoding GTP-dependent dephospho-CoA kinase family protein, whose amino-acid sequence MEIRDNSEIELCFTFDDVNLRRELSRPYGILFVNNNLFLNFLKEFRNRKIITVGDYVSAFLETNSILPYLEIVDGKTRRKIGVESKWKIKYKIKNEAGVIRLSTFDTIREALSNGGIILVEGEEDLLVMPVIMYSELGSFIIYGQPGVGAVVIINNEVIRWRTLDLLNKAYVKKC is encoded by the coding sequence TTGGAGATACGCGATAATAGTGAAATAGAATTATGCTTTACATTTGATGATGTGAATCTAAGGAGAGAACTTTCTAGACCATATGGTATTTTATTTGTAAATAATAATTTATTTCTAAATTTTTTGAAAGAATTCCGCAATAGAAAGATAATAACTGTAGGTGATTATGTAAGTGCTTTTTTAGAAACTAATAGTATTCTCCCCTACCTAGAAATTGTTGATGGAAAGACTAGGAGAAAGATTGGAGTAGAAAGTAAATGGAAGATAAAATACAAGATAAAGAATGAAGCTGGTGTCATAAGACTATCTACATTTGATACTATTCGAGAAGCTTTGTCAAATGGTGGAATTATTTTAGTAGAAGGAGAAGAGGACTTACTCGTAATGCCAGTTATCATGTACTCTGAATTAGGAAGTTTTATAATATATGGACAGCCTGGTGTAGGTGCAGTGGTTATCATAAACAATGAAGTGATTAGATGGAGAACTTTAGATCTATTGAATAAAGCTTACGTGAAAAAATGTTAG
- the spt4 gene encoding transcription elongation factor subunit Spt4: protein MARKSLFKACKNCKALVNPDDSVCPICGSTNFSDDWDGIIIVIDENSEISNIAEVKKPWRYAIIVK, encoded by the coding sequence ATGGCCAGGAAATCTTTATTCAAGGCTTGTAAAAATTGTAAGGCTTTGGTTAATCCAGATGATTCTGTATGTCCAATTTGTGGATCTACTAACTTTAGTGATGATTGGGATGGTATTATAATAGTTATTGACGAAAATTCGGAAATCTCTAATATAGCAGAGGTAAAGAAACCTTGGAGATACGCGATAATAGTGAAATAG
- a CDS encoding DNA-directed RNA polymerase, whose amino-acid sequence MYKLIKARSVVRIPPSEFGKPLEEVSINELRQQYQEKLIKDLGLVLAILDIKVNEEGVLVFGDGATYHEVEFNMLTYVPVPQEVVEGEVVQVDNYGVFVNLGPVDGLVHISQITDDNLKFDNTRGVIFAEKSKKVIQKGDKVRARVISIASATSSRLPRIALTMRQPYLGKLEWIKKQ is encoded by the coding sequence ATGTATAAACTTATTAAAGCACGTAGTGTGGTTAGGATTCCGCCAAGTGAATTCGGTAAGCCTTTGGAAGAGGTCTCGATAAATGAGCTAAGACAACAATACCAAGAGAAATTAATTAAAGATTTAGGATTAGTACTAGCTATTTTGGACATTAAGGTAAATGAGGAAGGAGTTTTAGTATTTGGAGATGGGGCTACATATCATGAAGTTGAATTTAATATGCTCACATATGTTCCAGTTCCTCAAGAAGTAGTGGAAGGAGAAGTTGTTCAAGTTGACAACTATGGTGTTTTCGTTAATTTAGGTCCAGTTGACGGATTAGTGCACATATCTCAGATAACTGACGATAATCTTAAATTTGATAATACAAGGGGGGTCATTTTTGCAGAAAAATCCAAAAAGGTCATACAGAAGGGAGATAAAGTAAGGGCAAGAGTAATTAGCATTGCCTCAGCTACTTCTTCAAGATTACCTAGAATAGCTTTAACGATGAGACAACCTTACTTAGGAAAATTAGAGTGGATTAAAAAGCAGTGA
- a CDS encoding PIN domain-containing protein, whose translation MGNYIIKVLIDTNILLYIYDGLDPFTKIIELLEYKPTFYIHSNVLKELDILEERNKKGFIIPTRVRIARKYLDTYKNMWNLIRDYEELPTDDALIRTALKHDMFIFTNDKKLKNISIKKGVGVLYLQGRSKIIKSLYFI comes from the coding sequence ATGGGGAATTATATAATTAAGGTTTTGATAGATACAAATATTTTGTTATATATATACGATGGTTTGGATCCTTTTACTAAAATTATAGAATTGTTAGAATATAAACCTACTTTTTATATTCATTCAAATGTCTTAAAAGAATTGGATATATTGGAAGAAAGAAATAAAAAAGGATTTATTATTCCAACAAGAGTTAGAATAGCCAGAAAATATTTGGATACATATAAAAACATGTGGAATTTAATTAGGGATTATGAAGAATTGCCTACAGATGACGCTCTTATTAGGACTGCCCTTAAACATGATATGTTTATTTTTACTAATGACAAAAAATTAAAAAACATTTCTATTAAAAAAGGTGTAGGAGTATTATATCTACAAGGTAGGAGTAAAATTATAAAATCCTTATATTTTATCTAA
- a CDS encoding translation initiation factor IF-2 subunit gamma, which yields MVWPKVQPEVNIGVVGHVDHGKTTLVQAITGVWTSKHSEELKRGMTIKLGYAETSIGLCKSCRKPEAYVTEPSCKSCGSDEEPEFLRRVSFIDAPGHEVLMATMLSGAALMDGAILVVAANEPFPQPQTREHFVALGIIGTKNLIIVQNKVDVVSREEALKQYKDIQNFIKGTWAEGSPIIPVSALHKLNVDYLLQTIEERIKTPYRDLSQQPVMLVIRSFDINKPGTSFEDLKGGVIGGSIIQGMFKIDQEIKIVPGLRVESQGKVSYEPIYTKVSSIRFGDEEFNEAKPGGLVAIGTYLDPSLTKADSLLGNVVTSANSKIDVLWDFRMKYNLLERVVGVKELLKVDPIRPKETLMLSVGSSTTLGVVTHVKSDEIEVSLRRPVAVWSKGVRVVISRQIGGRWRMIGWGII from the coding sequence TTGGTTTGGCCTAAAGTTCAACCTGAAGTGAATATAGGAGTTGTTGGTCATGTAGATCATGGTAAAACTACGTTAGTCCAAGCTATAACCGGAGTATGGACCTCTAAACATTCTGAAGAACTTAAGAGGGGAATGACAATAAAGTTAGGCTATGCCGAGACTAGTATAGGTTTATGCAAAAGTTGTAGGAAACCTGAGGCTTATGTAACTGAACCATCTTGTAAATCTTGTGGATCTGATGAAGAACCGGAGTTTTTAAGGAGGGTGTCGTTTATTGATGCTCCAGGTCATGAAGTTCTAATGGCAACTATGCTTTCCGGAGCTGCTTTAATGGATGGGGCTATTTTAGTAGTAGCAGCTAATGAACCTTTTCCTCAGCCACAGACTAGAGAGCATTTCGTTGCGTTAGGAATAATTGGTACTAAGAACCTAATTATAGTTCAAAATAAAGTGGATGTAGTATCAAGAGAGGAAGCATTAAAACAATACAAGGACATACAGAATTTTATAAAAGGTACCTGGGCAGAGGGCTCTCCCATAATACCTGTCAGTGCTCTGCATAAATTAAATGTTGACTACTTATTGCAAACTATAGAGGAGAGAATAAAGACTCCTTATAGAGATTTATCCCAACAACCCGTAATGTTAGTTATAAGGAGTTTTGACATTAATAAGCCTGGTACCTCGTTTGAAGACTTGAAAGGTGGTGTGATAGGAGGAAGTATAATTCAAGGTATGTTTAAAATAGATCAAGAAATAAAGATTGTTCCAGGTTTGAGGGTAGAAAGTCAAGGGAAGGTAAGTTATGAGCCTATTTACACTAAGGTTTCGTCGATAAGATTTGGGGATGAGGAGTTCAATGAGGCTAAGCCCGGTGGACTAGTGGCTATAGGAACTTACTTAGATCCTTCATTAACTAAGGCGGATAGTTTGCTTGGAAACGTTGTAACCTCAGCTAATTCTAAGATAGATGTTCTTTGGGATTTCAGAATGAAATATAATCTATTGGAGAGAGTTGTTGGTGTAAAGGAATTGTTAAAGGTTGATCCTATAAGACCTAAGGAGACTCTAATGTTATCTGTTGGATCTTCCACTACTCTCGGAGTGGTTACACATGTAAAATCTGATGAGATTGAAGTTAGCTTAAGGAGACCTGTTGCCGTTTGGTCTAAAGGAGTTAGAGTTGTAATTAGTAGACAGATTGGTGGAAGGTGGAGAATGATAGGATGGGGAATTATATAA
- a CDS encoding 30S ribosomal protein S6e: MPDFKIVISDPQTKEPKRAKIKVKASDQVKSIAGEKEGKALPLAKMSEKTKQALNADMLVTLEIEKQEGDKKVKVKGHFKIELDNSVPENEVWISKTMSEKFGLDEFEALAYRTKSVQISIDQNKASSLIGSKIGDVIDGSLVGIPAKLKITGGSDNSGFAMRFDVTGSAKRKILLSGPPGFYPEEDGQRRRRTVRGNMISQDVVQVNTIIIR, encoded by the coding sequence ATGCCAGACTTCAAGATAGTAATTTCAGACCCTCAAACTAAGGAGCCCAAAAGGGCTAAGATTAAGGTTAAGGCTTCAGATCAAGTTAAGTCTATAGCTGGAGAGAAAGAGGGAAAAGCTCTGCCTCTTGCTAAAATGAGTGAGAAGACGAAACAAGCCTTAAATGCTGATATGCTAGTAACCTTGGAAATAGAAAAACAAGAGGGAGATAAGAAGGTTAAGGTAAAGGGTCATTTTAAGATAGAGTTAGATAATAGTGTTCCAGAAAACGAAGTTTGGATAAGTAAAACCATGTCTGAAAAGTTTGGTTTGGATGAATTTGAAGCATTAGCGTATAGGACTAAATCAGTTCAAATAAGTATTGATCAAAACAAGGCTTCCTCACTAATAGGTTCTAAAATTGGTGATGTTATAGATGGTTCATTAGTAGGCATTCCAGCTAAGTTGAAGATAACTGGTGGATCTGATAATTCTGGTTTCGCTATGAGGTTTGACGTAACGGGTAGTGCTAAAAGGAAGATATTATTAAGTGGTCCACCAGGATTTTACCCAGAGGAAGATGGTCAGCGTAGGAGAAGAACGGTTAGGGGTAATATGATTAGTCAAGATGTGGTACAAGTTAATACGATTATTATAAGGTGA
- a CDS encoding CbiX/SirB N-terminal domain-containing protein, whose amino-acid sequence MLGVLLVLHGSKLPDWKEVGIKYAEYLSKYFNLVEYGFIEFNTPTLKEALDSLLNKGADQIIVVPLLFATGMHFKRDIPKLLGLDNEKDIEYMGKKIKVTIADPLGFDEKIGEVLVRRIKESLLKTD is encoded by the coding sequence ATGTTAGGAGTTTTATTAGTCTTGCACGGGAGTAAATTACCGGATTGGAAGGAAGTTGGTATTAAATATGCTGAATATCTGTCTAAGTATTTCAATCTAGTAGAATATGGCTTCATTGAATTTAATACTCCAACACTAAAGGAAGCATTAGATAGTCTACTAAATAAAGGAGCTGATCAAATAATTGTCGTTCCTTTACTTTTTGCTACTGGAATGCACTTTAAGCGAGATATACCGAAGCTTCTAGGTTTAGATAATGAGAAGGACATTGAGTATATGGGAAAGAAGATAAAAGTTACAATAGCTGACCCATTAGGCTTTGACGAGAAAATAGGAGAAGTTTTAGTAAGAAGAATAAAAGAATCTTTATTAAAAACTGACTAA
- a CDS encoding 30S ribosomal protein S15: MNKRRARGRSHSIRPARAGSPKWIRFTREEVEMLVEELAKKGYSPSMIGVILRDQYGIPLVKQVTGKKLTKILEERNLKSTIPEDLFNLIRKAVNIRRHLNEFPRDKTAKKGLEEVESKIRRLVRYYKSIKKLPIDWAYDPTKAELLVAGAS, from the coding sequence ATGAATAAAAGAAGAGCAAGAGGGAGATCGCATTCAATTAGACCAGCAAGGGCTGGATCGCCAAAATGGATAAGGTTCACTAGAGAGGAAGTTGAGATGCTAGTAGAGGAATTAGCCAAGAAGGGATATTCTCCTTCAATGATAGGTGTTATACTTAGGGATCAGTATGGTATTCCATTAGTTAAGCAAGTCACCGGTAAAAAACTAACTAAAATTCTTGAAGAGAGGAATCTTAAGTCTACAATACCAGAAGATCTATTTAACTTAATAAGAAAAGCTGTAAATATTAGAAGGCATTTAAATGAGTTCCCAAGAGATAAAACCGCTAAGAAGGGCTTAGAAGAAGTTGAATCTAAAATCAGAAGGCTAGTAAGGTATTATAAAAGTATTAAAAAATTACCAATCGACTGGGCATACGATCCAACTAAAGCTGAACTACTTGTAGCAGGAGCATCTTAG
- a CDS encoding methionine synthase — protein sequence MSELPILPTTVIGSYPRPKWLKEAIRLNKAGKISTEDLNEAFNDAVITVLNDHKKAGIDVPTDGEVRRDEMVEFFAERIKGFRFYGPVRVWGTAYYRKPSVVGKLEYNMPMLVDEFNFAKSVSYTENIKVTITGPYTIAEWSYNEYYKNKRDLAFDLAKIINQEIRNLVDAGLKIVQIDEPALHTRKEDVEWGIEAVNEAVKGINAKLVMHICYGDYKLVAPYLNEIKVDQINFALKIYDYKPLKLFKKYEYNKEIGVGVIDVHNRRVETPEEVAKDILNVLNYFPPDKVWINPDCGLKLLSRKVAYQKLVSMVEGTKIAREELKKKGII from the coding sequence ATGAGTGAACTACCCATATTGCCTACAACCGTGATAGGCAGTTATCCGAGACCTAAATGGTTAAAAGAAGCGATAAGGCTGAATAAGGCTGGTAAAATAAGCACTGAGGATCTTAATGAAGCGTTTAATGATGCTGTGATAACTGTCTTAAATGATCATAAAAAGGCTGGCATTGATGTGCCAACTGACGGTGAGGTTAGAAGAGACGAGATGGTTGAGTTTTTTGCCGAAAGGATAAAGGGATTTAGATTTTATGGACCAGTAAGAGTATGGGGGACTGCGTATTATAGGAAACCATCCGTAGTGGGTAAGCTAGAATATAACATGCCGATGCTAGTTGATGAGTTTAACTTTGCAAAATCTGTGTCCTATACTGAAAACATAAAGGTAACGATCACTGGTCCATATACTATTGCTGAGTGGTCATATAATGAGTATTATAAGAACAAAAGGGATCTGGCTTTCGATTTGGCTAAAATAATAAATCAAGAAATAAGAAATTTGGTGGACGCGGGATTAAAAATAGTCCAAATAGATGAGCCAGCTTTACATACTAGAAAGGAGGATGTGGAATGGGGTATTGAAGCTGTTAATGAGGCAGTAAAAGGGATTAATGCTAAACTAGTGATGCACATATGTTATGGTGATTATAAGTTGGTTGCACCATATTTGAATGAAATAAAGGTTGATCAAATAAATTTTGCATTAAAAATATATGATTACAAACCTTTGAAATTATTTAAGAAATATGAGTATAATAAAGAGATAGGTGTTGGAGTGATAGACGTTCATAATAGAAGAGTAGAAACCCCTGAGGAAGTCGCTAAGGATATATTAAACGTATTAAACTACTTCCCACCAGATAAGGTTTGGATAAATCCAGACTGCGGGCTAAAGCTTCTTTCCAGAAAAGTAGCATATCAGAAGTTGGTATCTATGGTTGAAGGAACTAAAATCGCAAGAGAAGAACTTAAAAAGAAAGGTATAATTTAA
- a CDS encoding 5-methyltetrahydropteroyltriglutamate--homocysteine methyltransferase — protein sequence MQFKKALVGSFPKNPKLGKAISWYNMNKIDEEKLNKYLKEAMMNLFKLANEIELNYVTNGLFRWDDLVDTSFGFVKGAEKGALQRFLDNNFYYRQPVIKGKIEFAGDDNKFIKDLRFSKEVKEEVGLKSKLKAVILGPVSYYLLSVDEYYKNPVDAITDYSLVVNSLLKNISDVVEVVEIHEPMLLKKGVGNEILEKVPEVYRSMLSGVGLEKHLITYFEIENPKRLDTIFSLPVDYYGIDVVDNLKKLGKVYPYFSGKKVYLGVLDSRNTKMERLITIRRFLHSAEENKASDVIIGNTSLLDFIPEVVAIRKLKLLKNLDKVLTKMVRAK from the coding sequence ATGCAGTTCAAAAAAGCCTTAGTGGGAAGTTTTCCTAAAAATCCAAAGTTAGGAAAGGCTATATCATGGTATAATATGAATAAAATAGACGAGGAAAAGCTAAACAAGTATTTAAAAGAGGCTATGATGAATTTATTTAAATTAGCTAATGAAATTGAACTAAACTACGTAACTAATGGGCTCTTCAGATGGGACGATCTAGTTGATACGTCGTTTGGGTTCGTTAAAGGAGCTGAGAAAGGAGCTTTACAAAGATTTCTTGATAATAACTTCTATTACAGACAGCCCGTAATTAAGGGAAAAATTGAGTTTGCAGGAGATGACAACAAATTCATTAAAGACCTAAGGTTTTCTAAGGAAGTTAAAGAAGAAGTGGGATTAAAGTCAAAGCTTAAAGCTGTAATACTAGGTCCAGTCTCATATTATCTTTTATCAGTTGACGAATATTACAAAAATCCCGTTGATGCAATTACGGATTATTCTTTAGTTGTCAATTCTTTATTAAAGAACATATCAGATGTAGTTGAGGTCGTGGAGATTCATGAGCCAATGCTATTAAAGAAGGGAGTAGGTAATGAAATTTTAGAAAAAGTCCCAGAAGTTTATAGGTCAATGCTTAGTGGAGTAGGTTTAGAAAAGCATTTGATAACTTATTTTGAAATAGAGAATCCTAAGAGATTAGATACTATCTTTTCTCTACCGGTAGACTATTACGGCATAGATGTAGTTGATAATTTGAAGAAGTTAGGCAAAGTTTATCCGTACTTCTCAGGCAAGAAAGTGTATTTAGGAGTGTTAGATTCCAGAAATACTAAGATGGAGAGACTAATTACGATAAGAAGATTTTTACATTCGGCTGAGGAAAATAAAGCGTCAGATGTGATAATTGGAAACACTTCGTTACTAGATTTTATTCCAGAAGTAGTTGCGATAAGAAAACTAAAACTTTTAAAGAATCTAGATAAGGTTTTGACAAAGATGGTGAGAGCTAAATGA
- the pcn gene encoding proliferating cell nuclear antigen (pcna): MRVVYGDVRDFKTIVTALAKLVDEAALKFKQDGVELVALDRAHISLITITLPKDMFKEYDVSEDFRFGFNTQYLLKVLKVAKRKEAVEIFSDSPDLVKISIIGSTNREFYIRNLEIAEQQIPDINLQFDISSTISSKGFKSAIEEVSAITDTVIIEGHEDSIVVKAEGENKVEVEFTRDTGGLQDIEFSNEATGSYSAEYLNDILELTKLSDFMRLSFSSQKPLQLSFNMEGGGKVNYLLAPKVS; this comes from the coding sequence ATGAGAGTTGTTTACGGTGATGTAAGGGATTTCAAAACCATAGTTACTGCTTTAGCCAAGTTAGTAGATGAAGCAGCATTAAAATTTAAGCAAGATGGTGTTGAGCTAGTAGCATTAGATAGAGCTCACATATCGCTAATCACAATAACTTTACCGAAAGATATGTTTAAAGAATATGATGTTAGTGAGGACTTTAGATTTGGTTTTAATACTCAGTATTTACTAAAGGTATTAAAGGTAGCTAAGAGGAAGGAAGCTGTAGAGATATTTAGTGACTCTCCCGACCTAGTTAAGATATCTATTATTGGAAGTACGAACAGGGAGTTTTATATAAGAAATCTAGAAATAGCTGAACAACAAATACCGGATATAAACTTACAATTTGATATAAGTTCTACTATCAGTTCAAAAGGTTTTAAGTCTGCAATAGAAGAAGTCTCAGCTATTACCGATACTGTGATAATAGAAGGTCATGAAGATAGTATTGTCGTTAAGGCTGAGGGTGAAAATAAAGTTGAGGTTGAATTTACTAGAGATACTGGTGGTTTGCAAGATATAGAGTTCAGCAATGAAGCAACGGGCTCATATTCGGCAGAGTATCTAAATGATATACTAGAGTTAACTAAACTATCAGATTTTATGAGACTATCCTTTTCTAGCCAGAAACCTTTACAGTTATCATTTAATATGGAAGGGGGCGGGAAAGTTAATTATCTCCTTGCACCTAAAGTTAGCTAA
- a CDS encoding cobyrinate a,c-diamide synthase — translation MKRILIASDRSNSGKTLIASGIMRALSKKMKVRGFKAGPDFIDPGYHKIATGYPSINLDLWMMGEENVKKSLSKYMKGFDVGVIEGVMGLYDGIETSFSTYELAKVTKTPIILVINCSNISSTVGAIVKGLKLYRKDVDVKGVIFNKIGSQTHYNYCKRAIEDDVEVLGYIPYDKSLEVKSRHLGLLTIEDNKEVSEIIGRIGEMVQQYIDLDKMLEIIDDEELNFGVADRDSRNTEPKQKLAIAYDSAFSFYYAENLDILKKKYELEFFSPLNNETVSDVDAVYIGGGYPELHLRELENSSNTKAWLKRLSYDGIKIYAECGGLMYLSNNLIDENDNKYKMVGVFDIDIKTKDKLTIGYTELESISDNFLVPKDTIVRGHEFHVSKPLSVNERTFTFKVKIGRGLFNGFDGVRIHNTIASYSHLHFSNFQREIVF, via the coding sequence GTGAAAAGGATTTTAATAGCCTCGGACAGAAGTAACTCCGGAAAAACGTTAATAGCCTCGGGAATAATGAGAGCACTCTCTAAAAAAATGAAAGTTAGAGGTTTCAAAGCTGGACCGGACTTCATAGATCCAGGTTACCATAAAATAGCCACTGGGTATCCCTCAATTAATTTAGACTTATGGATGATGGGAGAAGAGAACGTTAAAAAGAGTTTGTCTAAATACATGAAGGGCTTTGATGTTGGAGTAATAGAAGGAGTGATGGGATTGTATGATGGAATTGAGACATCTTTCAGTACCTATGAGTTAGCCAAGGTTACTAAAACGCCAATAATCTTAGTGATAAATTGTTCTAATATAAGTAGTACTGTTGGAGCAATCGTGAAAGGGCTTAAACTTTATAGAAAAGATGTGGACGTAAAAGGGGTAATCTTTAACAAAATTGGATCACAAACTCACTATAATTATTGCAAGAGGGCTATTGAAGATGATGTGGAAGTTTTAGGATATATACCTTATGACAAATCCCTTGAGGTAAAATCAAGACATTTGGGACTCTTAACAATAGAGGATAATAAAGAAGTTAGCGAAATTATAGGAAGAATAGGGGAAATGGTTCAACAATACATAGATTTGGATAAAATGTTAGAAATCATAGATGACGAAGAATTAAACTTTGGAGTAGCAGACAGAGATTCCAGAAACACTGAACCCAAACAGAAATTAGCAATAGCGTATGATTCTGCCTTCAGTTTTTACTATGCTGAGAATCTTGATATTTTAAAGAAGAAATATGAATTGGAATTTTTCAGTCCATTAAACAATGAAACTGTAAGCGATGTAGATGCAGTTTACATTGGTGGAGGTTATCCTGAGTTGCATCTAAGAGAACTAGAGAACTCTAGTAATACAAAGGCTTGGCTTAAGAGACTATCTTATGACGGAATTAAGATATACGCTGAGTGTGGTGGACTAATGTATCTGTCAAATAATTTAATAGATGAAAATGACAATAAATACAAAATGGTTGGAGTTTTTGATATAGACATAAAAACAAAAGATAAGCTTACAATAGGCTATACTGAATTGGAATCCATTTCTGACAACTTCTTGGTCCCAAAGGATACTATAGTTAGAGGTCATGAATTTCACGTGTCTAAGCCATTATCTGTTAATGAAAGAACTTTCACATTCAAAGTTAAGATTGGAAGGGGCTTATTTAACGGGTTTGATGGAGTAAGGATTCATAATACGATTGCTAGTTATTCCCATCTTCACTTCTCTAACTTTCAGAGGGAGATTGTTTTTTAA